One Trichoderma asperellum chromosome 5, complete sequence genomic region harbors:
- a CDS encoding uncharacterized protein (MEROPS:MER0003909~EggNog:ENOG41~BUSCO:EOG092D07WZ) translates to MPSQKLKPGFRKVQSFQTDYAPCTITQYVSERSGMQVVVADRKGPKINGYFTLATEIFDDSGAPHTLEHLIFMGSKNYQWKGLLDKLSSRAYSGTNAWTATDHTAYTLETAGWEGFAQILPVYLEHVIVPTITDESVVTEVWHIDGEGNDAGVVYSEMQAVEHRSAEIMDLKARRLLYPENVGFRYETGGMTEALRVLTPERIRQFHRDMYQPRNLCIVIVGEADHENLLEILDTFEESIKDDIPALDSDFKRPWVESAQPPALKESIVTTAEFPEEDESVGEILIGFFGPHCADVLATSALNILLTYLCGSSVSVLENILVEREELASSVSYWWDSRPNSLIWLQPTGVETEKLEFVEKRLFQVLKDVVSKPLDMSYMTECIRREKRQVKFHAETSESFYSTNIISDYLFGKRDGSTLKDLATMAEYDVLEKWSDEDWRAFMSKWMADAHHVSVLGKPSLQLAIKMKGDHEARIAKRKEELGEEGLQKLAQKLENAKTKNDAPIPPEVIDRWAVPGTESIHFIESDTARSGHAKAVGLGSGRAQELINAAPGGKLPLFIQFEDVPTNFVHITLHFGTAQVPVHLKPLMSIFSDNFFNTHIKRDGQQINFEQVVMELERDSVGYDIGNSRQLGDSEGYMIQFQAEPEKYAAAVNWLRTMMFDSVFDPIRIKAAIMKALADIPESKRDGRSMSAEVDTAIHMDKSTLTVARRVVVKAVYLKRLKKILQKNPDQIVEWFNTIRNSLFTFENTRILVTANLEKLPNPVTTWDTLSTALKSQNGSMATIPKPSSLLNDEGKAPGSVGAVIVPMTALDSSFSVSTAPGLYSFSDPRLPAIMVAVGYLETVEGPLWNAVRGAGYAYGSFFSRNVESGVLSYKIYRSPDASKAIIASRDAIQKIANGEVPIDKHLLEGTISQIVVVFADEQSTMPSAAQQNFVQSVFKQLPKDWSKDILKRVREVNEDEIRQALKDFIMPCFEPGKSNVVITCAKLMQEGMETAFKGMGYKVQTQELSHFHDDYGLGAGEYEDEDEDDEDEDEEEYSDEGSEDEDEDDEDED, encoded by the exons ATGCCTTCTCAAAAGTTGAAACCTGGTTTCCGCAAAGTGCAGAGTTTTCAGACCGACTATGCTCCCTGTACAATCACCCAGTATGTGTCCGAGCGAAGTGGCATGCAGGTCGTAGTCGCCGATCGCAAGGGGCCCAAGATCAACGGCTACTTCACACTCGCTACCGAGATCTTCGACGACTCTGGTGCACCCCACACTCTTGAGCATCTGATCTTCATGGGCTCAAAGAACTATCAGTGGAAAGGTCTTCTAGATAAGCTGTCCTCGCGGGCATACTCTGGTACAAATGCTTGGACTGCTACCGATCACACAGCCTATACTCTTGAGACTGCTGGCTGGGAGGGCTTCGCACAAATCCTTCCTGTCTATTTGGAGCATGTGATTGTGCCCACCATTACAGATGAGAGCGTTGTTACCGAAGTTTGGCATATCGATGGAGAAGGCAACGATGCTGGTGTTGTGTACTCGGAAATGCAGGCTGTGGAACATCGCAGTGCTGAAATTATGGACCTCAAGGCTCGCCGACTCTTATACCCAGAGAATGTCGGCTTCCGCTACGAAACCGGCGGTATGACGGAAGCTCTACGAGTGTTGACCCCTGAGCGTATTCGCCAGTTCCATCGCGATATGTACCAGCCGCGCAACTTGTGCATAGTCATTGTCGGCGAAGCAGACCATGAGAATCTCCTGGAAATACTAGATACATTTGAAGAAAGCATCAAAGACGATATTCCTGCTCTTGATAGCGATTTCAAGAGACCCTGGGTAGAGTCAGCTCAACCACCAGCCCTCAAGGAAAGCATTGTCACGACAGCAGAATTCCCCGAGGAGGATGAATCCGTTGGCGAAATACTTATTGGATTCTTTGGTCCCCATTGCGCTGATGTGCTCGCCACGTCCGCTTTGAATATTCTCCTTACTTACCTTTGCGGTTCATCCGTCTCTGTGTTGGAGAACATTCTTGTTGAACGGGAAGAGCTTGCAAGCTCTGTCTCGTATTGGTGGGATTCACGGCCAAACTCGCTCATTTGGCTACAGCCTACTGGCGTGGAAACGGAAAAATTGGAGTTTGTGGAGAAGCGCCTCTTCCAAGTCCTGAAAGATGTCGTGTCAAAGCCATTGGACATGAGCTATATGACAGAATGCATCCGACGAGAGAAGCGACAGGTCAAATTTCACGCTGAAACGTCAGAGTCCTTTTACTCCACCAACATTATATCCGATTACCTCTTTGGAAAGCGTGACGGCTCAACTCTCAAAGATCTGGCAACAATGGCAGAATATGATGTTCTTGAGAAGTGGTCAGACGAAGATTGGCGAGCTTTCATGAGCAAATGGATGGCCGATGCTCATCACGTCTCCGTTCTGGGCAAGCCATCGCTGCAATTGGCCATCAAGATGAAGGGTGACCACGAAGCTCGTATTGCCAAGCGGAAAGAAGAACTTGGGGAAGAAGGTCTGCAAAAACTCGCACAGAAGCTCGAAAATGCGAAGACGAAGAACGATGCACCAATCCCTCCTGAAGTTATTGATCGATGGGCTGTTCCTGGTACAGAGTCAATTCATTTCATCGAATCAGATACTGCTCGTTCCGGTCATGCCAAGGCTGTTGGTCTTGGTTCTGGCCGTGCGCAAGAACTCATCAACGCGGCCCCTGGTGGCAAATTACCGCTTTTCATCCAGTTCGAAGATGTGCCTACCAACTTTGTGCACATTACTCTTCATTTCGGCACAGCCCAAGTCCCTGTTCACTTAAAGCCACTCATGTCAATCTTTAGCGATAACTTCTTCAACACTCACATCAAGCGAGATGGACAGCAAATCAACTTTGAGCAGGTCGTaatggagctggagagagaCAGTGTTGGTTATGATATTGGAAATTCTCGCCAGCTCGGAGATTCAGAAGGATACATGATCCAGTTTCAGGCTGAGCCAGAAAAATATGCTGCGGCTGTAAACTGGCTTCGTACGATGATGTTCGATTCTGTCTTTGATCCTATACGCATCAAGGCTGCTATTATGAAAGCCTTGGCGGACATCCCAGAATCGAAACGCGATGGGCGCAGCATGTCCGCTGAGGTGGACACAGCTATCCACATGGACAAGTCAACTCTTACAGTCGCTAGGCGCGTTGTTGTTAAGGCAGTTTACCTCAAACGTCTCAAGAAGATTCTTCAGAAGAACCCGGACCAGATTGTCGAGTGGTTCAATACAATCCGCAACTCGCTTTTCACTTTTGAAAACACGAGAATTCTCGTCACAGCAAACTTAGAGAAGCTTCCCAATCCCGTCACGACTTGGGATACACTCTCCACAGCTCTGAAGTCACAAAACGGATCAATGGCTACTATTCCGAAGCCATCAAGTCTATTGAACGATGAAGGAAAGGCCCCTGGCTCTGTTGGTGCCGTCATCGTTCCTATGACAGCTCTCGACAGCTCCTTTTCTGTGAGCACTGCCCCTGGTCTCTACTCATTTTCAGATCCTAGATTGCCGGCCATCATGGTGGCGGTGGGTTATCTTGAGACAGTAGAGGGACCCTTGTGGAATGCTGTTCGTGGTGCCGGGTATGCCTACggatccttcttctcacgcAACGTTGAGAGCGGAGTTTTATCCTACAAGATTTACCGATCTCCAGATGCCTCCAAGGCAATTATTGCTTCGCGTGATGCCATTCAAAAGATTGCCAATGGAGAGGTGCCAATTGATAAGCACCTTTTGGAGGGTACCATCAGCCAGATTGTGGTTGTATTTGCAGACGAGCAATCCACTATGCCCAGCGCTGCCCAGCAGAACTTCGTCCAGAGCGTGTTCAAGCAGCTGCCCAAGGACTGGAGCAAGGATATCTTGAAGCGCGTCAGAGAAGTCAATGAAGACGAGATTCGACAGGCACTGAAGGACTTCATCATGCCTTGCTTTGAGCCGGGCAAGAGCAACGTGGTAATTACATGCGCCAAACTTATGCAAGAG GGAATGGAAACTGCATTCAAGGGTATGGGCTACAAAGTTCAGACTCAAGAATTAAGCCACTTCCACGATGATTATGGCTTGGGTGCTGGTGAGtacgaggatgaggacgaggatgatgaggacgaagacgaggaagagtaTTCAGACGAGGGgagcgaggacgaggacgaggacgacgaggatgaggactAG